Proteins found in one Triticum urartu cultivar G1812 chromosome 4, Tu2.1, whole genome shotgun sequence genomic segment:
- the LOC125552036 gene encoding pentatricopeptide repeat-containing protein At5g02830, chloroplastic isoform X1 — protein MGMAMTSSPQPPPPPRRRRSRLQSATTISAPSANPNPNPKAKAFPLLSDVGRLQSATPTPTPNGNPNSSPKGKVLPLLSDVGSNPSAIDYYSRVASNLAGAGRLGDFLIAAEGLRAASGDAGFAARINWHLLSRGVVAALREHGLPHVLEFLHDADRIGLHATVMLDADASDAVAAACRQLLDERIMAEFVEAIEALANCGFFVKGIVDPMDVLKIFVRKRDPDMAIRYARIFPHSQLLLCNTMEAFGKRKELKHALKVFGALKDQLGGINMFACRSIIDICSHCGSSVQARIIFEGLLAEKITPNTHVFNSLMNANAHSMSYNFSVYKHMQKLGVHPDLASYNILLKTCCNAREFNTAQEIYEEMKKKEHDGILKLDVFTYSTMMKVFAEAKMWKMASNIKDDMRAVGARLNLVTWSSLINAYANSGLVDGAIEILEEMIRDGCQPTAPCFNIILTALVKSCQYDRAFRLFNSWIEFGIKVSLSLEQKGSLPDNFTFCEEHPGTNGGTILVVPFRPTVTTYNILMMACGTNDERAKSVMNEMKRNGLCPDRISWSILMDIYGTSKNRNGAIQALRRMQRVGIKLNVSAYTVAIKACVESKDLKLALHLFEEMKAHQLKPNMVTYRTLLKARSKYGSLKEIQKCLAIYQEMRQAGYQAYDYYLKELIVEWSEGVLSSDGGNRNFYHLDRKDERNESFNLFLEKVARFLQKDVDQNQTVDVRGLSKVEARIVVLSTLRKIKEKHLLGVGRAVQDDLVIITGHEKTSYTDVETTAIDVEYAITSVLKDELGLEVFVGPESRPPVSSKLRAPPCPRRPQGMIKITVNSLNHWLKRKSARDVQ, from the exons ATGGGGATGGCCATGACCTCCTCCCCACAGCCACCAcctcccccgcgccgccgccgcagccgcttGCAGTCGGCAACCACCATCTCCGCCCCCAGTGCCAATCCCAACCCCAACCCCAAGGCCAAGGCCTTCCCCCTTCTCTCCGACGTCGGCCGCCTGCAGTCCGCCACTCCCACTCCCACACCAAACGGCAATCCTAACTCCAGCCCCAAGGGCAAGGTCCTCCCGCTGCTCTCCGACGTCGGCAGCAACCCATCCGCCATCGACTACTACTCCCGCGTCGCCTCCAACCTCGCCGGCGCCGGCCGCCTCGGCGACTTCCTCATCGCCGCAGAGGGCCTCCGCGCGGCCTCCGGCGATGCCGGATTCGCGGCCCGCATCAACTGGCACCTCCTCTCGCGCGGCGTCGTCGCCGCGCTCCGCGAGCACGGCCTACCCCACGTGCTCGAGTTTCTCCACGACGCCGACCGCATCGGCCTCCACGCCACCGTCATGCTCGACGCTGATGCGTCCGACGCCGTCGCGGCCGCCTGCCGGCAGCTGCTGGACGAGCGCATCATGGCGGAGTTTGTGGAGGCCATCGAGGCCCTAGCTA ACTGTGGATTCTTTGTTAAAGGCATCGTGGATCCAATGGATGTACTGAAAATATTCGTCAGGAAGCGAGATCCAGATATGGCGATCAG GTATGCACGTATCTTTCCGCACTCCCAACTTCTACTCTGCAATACTATGGAAGCTTTTGGGAAAAGAAAGGAATTGAAACATGCCCTAAAGGTCTTTGGAGCACTCAAGGACCAGTTGGGAGGTATCAATATGTTTGCGTGCCGAAGTATCATCGATATATGTAGTCACTGTGGTTCTTCTGTACAGGCTCGGATCATATTTGAG GGGCTGCTTGCTGAGAAGATTACTCCGAATACACATGTCTTCAACAGCCTTATGAATGCGAATGCCCACAGCATGAGCTACAATTTTTCGGTCTACAAGCATATGCAA AAACTTGGTGTCCATCCTGATTTGGCGTCATATAACATACTTCTGAAGACATGTTGCAATGCTAGAGAGTTCAACACGGCACAAGAAATTTATGAGGAAATGAAGAAAAAGGAACACGATGGGATTTTAAAGTTAGATGTTTTTACATACAGTACGATGATGAAG GTGTTTGCAGAGGCAAAAATGTGGAAGATGGCTTCCAACATCAAAGATGACATGCGGGCAGTTGGTGCTCGTCTTAACCTAGTCACATGGTCATCATTAATCAATGCTTATGCAAATTCTGGTTTGGTTGATGGTGCCATAGAGATCCTTGAAGAAATGATAAGGGATGGCTGTCAACCTACTGCCCCATGCTTCAATATTATCCTTACTGCTTTGGTCAAGTCATGCCAATATGATAGAGCTTTCCGCTTGTTCAATAGCTGGATAGAATTTGGAATCAAGGTATCTCTGTCGCTTGAACAGAAAGGATCCCTTCCAGACAACTTCACATTCTGTGAAGAGCATCCGGGCACCAATGGCGGCACTATCTTGGTGGTTCCATTTAGGCCAACAGTTACAACTTATAACATTTTGATGATGGCATGTGGTACTAATGATGAACGTGCAAAGTCTGTAATGAATGAAATGAAGCGGAATGGTCTTTGTCCTGACCGTATTAGCTGGTCCATTCTGATGGATATTTATGGAACATCTAAAAATAGGAATGGAGCTATTCAG GCGCTCAGAAGAATGCAACGTGTTGGAATAAAACTTAATGTCTCTGCATATACTGTAGCTATTAAG GCATGTGTAGAAAGTAAAGATTTGAAGTTGGCGTTGCACTTGTTTGAAGAAATGAAAGCACACCAACTGAAGCCCAATATG GTGACATACAGAACTCTCCTGAAAGCGCGCTCCAAATATGGATCTTTAAAGGAAATCCAGAAATGCTTGGCAATCTATCAGGAAATGAGACAAGCAGG GTATCAAGCATATGACTATTATCTCAAGGAATTGATAGTGGAATGGAGTGAAGGAGTCTTGTCTAGTGATGGTGGGAATCGAAATTTTTACCATTTAGATCGAAAAGATGAGAGGAATGAATCATTCAACCTTTTTCTTGAAAAAGTGGCAAGATTCTTGCAAAAAGATGTTGATCAAAACCAAACTGTTGATGTTCGTGGGCTTTCAAAG GTTGAAGCTCGCATAGTTGTTCTCTCAACTCTCCGCAAAATTAAAGAGAAGCATCTTTTAG GAGTAGGAAGAGCAGTCCAGGATGATTTGGTCATCATCACGGGTCATGAGAAGACATCATACACTGATGTCGAAACGACTGCTATCGACGTCGAGTATGCAATAACTTCTGTTTTGAAGGATGAACTGGGTCTTGAAGTTTTCGTTGGACCAGAAAGCCGTCCTCCTGTTTCATCCAAACTCAGAGCCCCCCCATGCCCTAGGAGACCACAGGGAATGATAAAAATAACTGTCAACTCATTGAATCATTGGCTGAAGAGGAAATCTGCGAGGGATGTACAGTGA
- the LOC125552036 gene encoding pentatricopeptide repeat-containing protein At5g02830, chloroplastic isoform X2 — protein sequence MGMAMTSSPQPPPPPRRRRSRLQSATTISAPSANPNPNPKAKAFPLLSDVGRLQSATPTPTPNGNPNSSPKGKVLPLLSDVGSNPSAIDYYSRVASNLAGAGRLGDFLIAAEGLRAASGDAGFAARINWHLLSRGVVAALREHGLPHVLEFLHDADRIGLHATVMLDADASDAVAAACRQLLDERIMAEFVEAIEALANCGFFVKGIVDPMDVLKIFVRKRDPDMAIRYARIFPHSQLLLCNTMEAFGKRKELKHALKVFGALKDQLGGINMFACRSIIDICSHCGSSVQARIIFEGLLAEKITPNTHVFNSLMNANAHSMSYNFSVYKHMQKLGVHPDLASYNILLKTCCNAREFNTAQEIYEEMKKKEHDGILKLDVFTYSTMMKVFAEAKMWKMASNIKDDMRAVGARLNLVTWSSLINAYANSGLVDGAIEILEEMIRDGCQPTAPCFNIILTALVKSCQYDRAFRLFNSWIEFGIKVSLSLEQKGSLPDNFTFCEEHPGTNGGTILVVPFRPTVTTYNILMMACGTNDERAKSVMNEMKRNGLCPDRISWSILMDIYGTSKNRNGAIQALRRMQRVGIKLNVSAYTVAIKACVESKDLKLALHLFEEMKAHQLKPNMVTYRTLLKARSKYGSLKEIQKCLAIYQEMRQAGYQAYDYYLKELIVEWSEGVLSSDGGNRNFYHLDRKDERNESFNLFLEKVARFLQKDVDQNQTVDVRGLSKVEARIVVLSTLRKIKEKHLLGRAVQDDLVIITGHEKTSYTDVETTAIDVEYAITSVLKDELGLEVFVGPESRPPVSSKLRAPPCPRRPQGMIKITVNSLNHWLKRKSARDVQ from the exons ATGGGGATGGCCATGACCTCCTCCCCACAGCCACCAcctcccccgcgccgccgccgcagccgcttGCAGTCGGCAACCACCATCTCCGCCCCCAGTGCCAATCCCAACCCCAACCCCAAGGCCAAGGCCTTCCCCCTTCTCTCCGACGTCGGCCGCCTGCAGTCCGCCACTCCCACTCCCACACCAAACGGCAATCCTAACTCCAGCCCCAAGGGCAAGGTCCTCCCGCTGCTCTCCGACGTCGGCAGCAACCCATCCGCCATCGACTACTACTCCCGCGTCGCCTCCAACCTCGCCGGCGCCGGCCGCCTCGGCGACTTCCTCATCGCCGCAGAGGGCCTCCGCGCGGCCTCCGGCGATGCCGGATTCGCGGCCCGCATCAACTGGCACCTCCTCTCGCGCGGCGTCGTCGCCGCGCTCCGCGAGCACGGCCTACCCCACGTGCTCGAGTTTCTCCACGACGCCGACCGCATCGGCCTCCACGCCACCGTCATGCTCGACGCTGATGCGTCCGACGCCGTCGCGGCCGCCTGCCGGCAGCTGCTGGACGAGCGCATCATGGCGGAGTTTGTGGAGGCCATCGAGGCCCTAGCTA ACTGTGGATTCTTTGTTAAAGGCATCGTGGATCCAATGGATGTACTGAAAATATTCGTCAGGAAGCGAGATCCAGATATGGCGATCAG GTATGCACGTATCTTTCCGCACTCCCAACTTCTACTCTGCAATACTATGGAAGCTTTTGGGAAAAGAAAGGAATTGAAACATGCCCTAAAGGTCTTTGGAGCACTCAAGGACCAGTTGGGAGGTATCAATATGTTTGCGTGCCGAAGTATCATCGATATATGTAGTCACTGTGGTTCTTCTGTACAGGCTCGGATCATATTTGAG GGGCTGCTTGCTGAGAAGATTACTCCGAATACACATGTCTTCAACAGCCTTATGAATGCGAATGCCCACAGCATGAGCTACAATTTTTCGGTCTACAAGCATATGCAA AAACTTGGTGTCCATCCTGATTTGGCGTCATATAACATACTTCTGAAGACATGTTGCAATGCTAGAGAGTTCAACACGGCACAAGAAATTTATGAGGAAATGAAGAAAAAGGAACACGATGGGATTTTAAAGTTAGATGTTTTTACATACAGTACGATGATGAAG GTGTTTGCAGAGGCAAAAATGTGGAAGATGGCTTCCAACATCAAAGATGACATGCGGGCAGTTGGTGCTCGTCTTAACCTAGTCACATGGTCATCATTAATCAATGCTTATGCAAATTCTGGTTTGGTTGATGGTGCCATAGAGATCCTTGAAGAAATGATAAGGGATGGCTGTCAACCTACTGCCCCATGCTTCAATATTATCCTTACTGCTTTGGTCAAGTCATGCCAATATGATAGAGCTTTCCGCTTGTTCAATAGCTGGATAGAATTTGGAATCAAGGTATCTCTGTCGCTTGAACAGAAAGGATCCCTTCCAGACAACTTCACATTCTGTGAAGAGCATCCGGGCACCAATGGCGGCACTATCTTGGTGGTTCCATTTAGGCCAACAGTTACAACTTATAACATTTTGATGATGGCATGTGGTACTAATGATGAACGTGCAAAGTCTGTAATGAATGAAATGAAGCGGAATGGTCTTTGTCCTGACCGTATTAGCTGGTCCATTCTGATGGATATTTATGGAACATCTAAAAATAGGAATGGAGCTATTCAG GCGCTCAGAAGAATGCAACGTGTTGGAATAAAACTTAATGTCTCTGCATATACTGTAGCTATTAAG GCATGTGTAGAAAGTAAAGATTTGAAGTTGGCGTTGCACTTGTTTGAAGAAATGAAAGCACACCAACTGAAGCCCAATATG GTGACATACAGAACTCTCCTGAAAGCGCGCTCCAAATATGGATCTTTAAAGGAAATCCAGAAATGCTTGGCAATCTATCAGGAAATGAGACAAGCAGG GTATCAAGCATATGACTATTATCTCAAGGAATTGATAGTGGAATGGAGTGAAGGAGTCTTGTCTAGTGATGGTGGGAATCGAAATTTTTACCATTTAGATCGAAAAGATGAGAGGAATGAATCATTCAACCTTTTTCTTGAAAAAGTGGCAAGATTCTTGCAAAAAGATGTTGATCAAAACCAAACTGTTGATGTTCGTGGGCTTTCAAAG GTTGAAGCTCGCATAGTTGTTCTCTCAACTCTCCGCAAAATTAAAGAGAAGCATCTTTTAG GAAGAGCAGTCCAGGATGATTTGGTCATCATCACGGGTCATGAGAAGACATCATACACTGATGTCGAAACGACTGCTATCGACGTCGAGTATGCAATAACTTCTGTTTTGAAGGATGAACTGGGTCTTGAAGTTTTCGTTGGACCAGAAAGCCGTCCTCCTGTTTCATCCAAACTCAGAGCCCCCCCATGCCCTAGGAGACCACAGGGAATGATAAAAATAACTGTCAACTCATTGAATCATTGGCTGAAGAGGAAATCTGCGAGGGATGTACAGTGA